In Vigna unguiculata cultivar IT97K-499-35 chromosome 3, ASM411807v1, whole genome shotgun sequence, a single genomic region encodes these proteins:
- the LOC114179369 gene encoding uncharacterized protein LOC114179369 → MHHSHRYPLPCLYCHPHSYIRMVQNLIERCMLFHMSQEQCIRALAEHAGIKPLVTVTVWKELQKENREFFRAYLQVVTPRPFINRYFQRASRLARRKHWKR, encoded by the exons ATGCATCACAGTCACCGATACCCGCTTCCTTGTTTGTATTGCCACCCACATAGCTATATTAGGATG GTTCAGAATCTCATCGAGAGGTGCATGCTGTTTCACATGAGTCAAGAACAGTGCATAAGGGCTCTGGCAGAACATGCAGGGATTAAACCACTTGTTACTGTTACAG TGTGGAAAGAGTTGCAAAAGGAGAACAGGGAATTCTTTAGAGCATATTTGCAGGTTGTCACTCCCAGACCATTCATAA ATAGATATTTTCAAAGGGCATCAAGATTGGCTAGAAGAAAACACTGGAAACGATAA
- the LOC114178905 gene encoding axial regulator YABBY 4-like has protein sequence MSTLNHLLDLPEQICYVECGFCTTILMVSVPCSSLSMVVTVRCGHCTSLLSVNMNKASFLPFHLLASLSHLEPNEVSSEDGADKTLKSYSASIVTSSDCEEENMTQISSVVNKPPEKRQRTPSAYNRFIKEEIKRLKAENPKMAHREAFSTAAKNWANFPPSHCKGEATSCKIVDLDCHVESPDASQVHKEGQGFRGRKVPRNSV, from the exons ATGTCAACACTGAACCATCTTTTGGATCTTCCAGAACAGATATGTTATGTAGAATGTGGATTCTGTACCACAATATTAATG GTAAGCGTCCCATGCAGCAGTTTATCAATGGTGGTGACAGTCAGATGCGGCCACTGCACAAGCCTTCTCTCTGTTAATATGAACAAAGCTTCATTTCTCCCTTTTCACCTTCTTGCTTCTCTTTCTCATCTTGAG CCAAACGAAGTTAGTTCAGAAGATGGTGCAGACAAGACTTTGAAGAGCTATAGTGCATCCATAGTAACCAGTTCTGATTGTGAGGAAGAGAACATGACTCAAATTTCCAGTGTTGTGAATAAAC CCCCAGAGAAGAGACAGAGGACACCATCTGCTTATAACCGCTTCATCAA AGAAGAGATTAAAAGGCTAAAAGCTGAAAACCCTAAAATGGCCCACAGAGAAGCTTTCAGCACTGCTGCAAAAAAT TGGGCCAATTTCCCCCCTTCTCACTGCAAAGGAGAAGCAACCAGCTGTAAAATTGTGGATCTGGATTGCCATGTAGAGTCTCCCGATGCTTCCCAG GTACACAAAGAAGGCCAAGGTTTCCGTGGAAGAAAGGTTCCAAGGAATTCTGTCTGA